CGAACTTCAAGTAAAGCAGTGTTTTTGCTATATAATTCTTCACTCAAATTACATAATTATGCCTATGAGGTTATGACTTTTCTACATCCACCTCCAACTGTGTTAATCTAGCAAGGTTTCTTTCGATTGAGTCAAAAACCAATTCAACCAGAGAATCAGCCATAGAACTTACAAGAATTCAGTTTGAATCCCggacaaacaacaacaaatgaaGAGCAACAACCATACTACCACAGTACAGATCAAAAGAAGAGATAGCAATCATAATACCAATAGTGTGATTTTTATAGAAGTGTTAACTTCAACACTTtccaaaatacttaaaaaaaggTTAGATTTTGACCTCTAAAACAGGTCAATGATAGCATTGTAATTCCATACCTCGGAAGCTCTAGACTCGAGCTGCTTAACATAATCCTTCATAATTCTGGCGTCGAGTTCTTGCTTCTCAATCTCAGCAAGCTCTCTCTTCGCCCTTTCAACCCTCTGCGAGGCTTGTTCGATTCCTTGCAACAAAACCCGgttctctttcttgttcagcaGTAGCTCCACTTTGTCATCCACCATATCAGACAGTAAATCCTTCAAACTCTCCCTATTTCCACTTTCCGGGACGCCGTTTCTGCTGCATTTCACAGTCAGGGTTGGTCTCGAAATCGACAAAAGCGTTTGATTGGAGAATTTGATGAAAAAAATTTCTTGGAGCAGAGCCCTCCCGAACGTTGGTGGAGGGATTGTGGTTATGGCGGTTTTCATGGTGGGATATGTGTGTTGGAAAATGTGGATTGGAAGATTTCATATGTTATTATCATTCGACGCTTCCAACAAAGGAAAAAGGATTTTACTCAAAAACTACAaatcatcattttattttatattttaaaaaacgaAATTTTCCATACTGATCATGATCGTGAAAGTCACAATCTTTACTAATAGTAACACTCCTGTGCAACGGTTtcattcgtgagacgggtcaaccctatccatatttataataataagtaatacttttgacataaaatgtaatactttttaatggataacccatataagagacccgTCACACGAATATGACCCGTGCAACGGTTGCATACAAGTGTTTGCCCTTTACTAATTGCTTCACTTAAATTTACACATAATTAATATGGAAGGCAGAAATAAtgagtaaaataaaaaatcattcgGAATTTTGATCAAAATTTTGTTTCATCGTTgccattttttcttttttttgatgatttcttatgttctttttttttttgtgggggGTGGTGGTACTTTACTTAAATAATTGTTATATGTTAAATGATAGTATAGTTCGAAATCAATTTCATCATCTCTCAGAAAACAGAAATCGCCAACATCACATGTTTTTACCACAAGTAATGGATAAATAAAGGGGGGAAAAGAGAAATAAACGAATTCAACTCTTTTACATAGAAAAAATCATCATagtgattaaaaaaaatgttgcacgtattaaattattttttttaataatcttGGGAAGTTTTACATTCAATAAAATTGGCACGAGAACGCCGATAATAAACCTCATTTTATAAACTATAATCAATAAATATACAGGTCTCCTGGAACAAGCAGCACTCTGGTTTATAAAGCGCAGGGGCCTCCAAGAAAATACTTCGAACCAACCACATGAATTACCCAGTTATTACACCTGCCAAAACATCACTCTTTCCCCGTGCAAAAATTGTGTAAACTAGTCGAATAGCGTCAATCCACCCCTCCAAAGATTCCCAAGAATCACTTATCTGCCGAACAAGATTGAAAAGATATGTTAAGACTACCATAAAGAGTTGTAGAAAACCGAAAAGGAAGCGAAATATGTTCTCTGAAAGCATTAAAAAAGATATACCAAGTAAACTGGTTCTTCAATTGTTTCAATGCAGAGGCCTGCACCAGCTGGCAAGGTTAAATCAGAACAAGCTGATACACAGACCATGTCTGAGACATTCACTTTTATTGCGGGTTTGTTTATCGGTGAATCTCCTGATCTTGATGAAAGGCTCGGTGAGGATTGCCTTTGTTCCTGTTTGATAATCTGAAACTtgcaaattataattataatcaaagcaaaaataataataaatctgtTGAAACCTCAAACGATGTTGGAACATATTATTTTCCAACATAatacaaaaaattgaaaattcaaCGTGATGACAATTAGTTAAAGACTAGCACTCTAATTCTAGTATGTCACAAATAACAAAAAGTAAAACCACAACTAAAAGGTAACTAATTCGAGTTATTGATTAATAAAACACCTAGTGCTCAAGGAGGGGGAGGGGGAGGGGAGAAAGCCAGTAACAAGGGACTGCAAAAAGTTTATTTCCCGCAGACAACAGAATCACAAGTAAAAGTTATTACTCACTTCATAGCAAAAAGATGATGAGATGTGAGGCTGACGGTAATATCTGCAGCAGTATTACCCAGTTTTTTAAGTTGGGCCTCTTTTTTATTAAATGAGCTAAAGATATTAAAGTTCATATGCACAAgctaattaataaaattaaaggaGCGATCAAAAGGTATTATTGAAACTGGAGAGGAGGTTAATTATGAGACAAAATAAGAAAGCGATGAAATACTTGGATTTCTTATATTCAATCATTGATTGAATCTAAATGTTGACAAAATTTAAAAGCTTGAGAAGAAAATCACATTGACAACCCCATCTACCTGTTGGAGCCCTTCATGATTTAGTACAAACTGAGAACGTCTCCAATCACCATGGGGTGCAACCGGAATACCAACAGGTGGTGCAGTCAGGTATCCAACCTTGAGATACGGTAGAGGCAGCTGAAAAACAAAAGTTCAGAGTTTCAGATTCTCTATCCATGCAGTACAAAGTGTTTGGATAATGAAGTTAGATGATAACAAATGTCGAGAAACCAGCATGCTTACCATAGAGCGTACAAGCTTCAATGCACTAGTGTAAACCTGTTTGACATCACAGATATtttaaaatgcggaaaaactcaCCAAGGCAGGGATAAcgtccaaaaatattttcaacattttaaaaagaatttgcTAAAACTTGATCCTTTTAGTGATTATGAGTGGAAAATATGTGGATAATTGTACCcagcacaaaaaaaaatttggatgcCGATTGGGTTTTGAAATTCTTTTCTGGGCTTAATATGTTGAATTCAGTGAGATGAACAGACACATTACAGGAAAGTTTCAAACTCAATGAAGGTCCATTTTTTAGTATAAGCAGaaagtaaaataatatatttttaacaaGATGGAAAACTGAGCAGATGGAAAGAATGGACGAGGGAAAAATAAATTCGAAAATGAGAAGGCCCTGGTAAGGGTAGAGTCCTGTGAAAGAAAACTAGGGAAGAATAACCCGAGTTCAAAGGAGTGTTGCACAGGATTTTACTGCAGATGGAGAAATTTGTTgaactaaaaaatatatagtcatTACAGTAAAAACTCTTGGATATAATCTAGGGGCAGCATTCAAGCAACATAACGATAACGAACAATGACCAAGATGTGAAAGGTAACATAATGCTTAAATGATATGTGGTTCAAAAAGAACGTGCATACTGAGTAATTAGGTTTCAGTGCATGAGCTGCTGCAATGTAGATAGCAGACTGGCTATATAACTCATCAGGGGTGACCTCCTTGGCACTAATGTGACCTCCAGTTCTTGAAATGTCCTCTGCTAATCCATACTGCAAATTTGGCCCACATATCAGCATGTGTCATATAATCAGTCCATAAATCACATTAAGATCACGAGGATAAAACTAtaatatgaagataatgctagCATGCTGCCAGGTCACGAAGGACGAGGCAAGTGGTTAACTAACCAGGACAGTTCCCAAGTTGTAAATTGCCCGATGGAAATCAAACTGCAACTGAATCGCAGCACGAAACTGCTTTGCACAGATGAAAGACATTAggtaatcaaaagaaaaaagGGAATCAAAtgcaaaattaatattttataataccATACAGGCACTCCTACAGGCCAAGTGAAGTTCATACCTTACTAATAGCAGTTTTCACTATGGTCTGTTTTTCACGAGCAGGAACGATGGCACTAAGTTCCTGAAACATAGATTTGACGTTAAATGAAAGGAAAGAAATTCAGGCACAAACAAGTATTAAAATGTGAAGTAGATATCAAGTTATTATATTAGAGCAGCAGTAAaaaaacatccaaaaaaaaTGTTCTTAAAAGGTATATATAGTTCTTAAGTACCTGCAAAGCAAGTCCCCAATTGTTAAGTGCCTGAAAATTTATCAGAAGACAAAATAAGATTAGTATAATCGGTATAAAAAAACAACAGAGATACACAGTAGATAAAAAGGTAAATAATAATGTGGAGATCCTGAACCTATAAAAGTGATTCAAGGCTTAACTCTTAATTTGATTAATAAACTCAAAATTACCTGGGGACTGTTCCAATTGAGTCGAACTGccttttcataattttttgtaGCCTGAAAATTTAAGAACAAAAGGAAATAACTATTTATTACTTGAATGGTCTATTTATTGCTTGTATGGTTGGCGCAAATGTCATGGTATGCTAGTCTGACAATTGTTAAATAAAACGCACGGTAGATTCACCAGCACATGATGCCTACTCAAGTCAAAGTTTATATGAGAAACATGGTATCAATTTATATACACATTATAGAATCATTTTTTTATAAGAAAGGATAGtgtattatattaatataagaCGGATAAAGCGGATTAACAGAATCATATAGCATTatagaaaaaattttaaaaaaggaTTCAACTTCAACCTGTTTCCAAAGTTCTTCAGCTTCCTTTGTTCGACCACGCATTTTTGCCCGATCAGAGATTGCTATAGCCCAGTTATAGTAAGCCTAATATCATGTGTCAAGCATTAAAAatctttaattaaaataaaaggaCACCTcctatttgaaatatatatatatatatatatatatatacacacacaaaagAAACAGGAATAAACAACATGTGAACAGCTTGAACAGATAAGTAAGCAAATAAAAAACGTGACATCAAGAAAGCTACATCTGATGTCCCCTACGAGCATCAGCTAAAAGATTCGAGTGCTTAAAAACTCACACCAGATTCGAGTGCTTAAAAGCTCACACCAGACATTGAATTTGTGCTCTCTTAGTCAAGTCCCGGCATGAAGATGAAAATTTTAGTAGAAAACATTTGAATTGTATTATTGTCAACAACCACGTGTTTTATTGTAAAACGAGGCTCACCGTACTTCTTGAGCACCAAATGACAACGCAAGATTCTTTTTTCTACTTTAACAATCAACAAGGCCTAAATGGCTGCATGCAAAGAATAACAGAAACCTATAACTATTGATACATACATCGTTCAGCGTAGGGCAGAGGCGGGTAGCCTCCTCGTACTTTTTACAAGCCTCTTCAAGTAAAGCATCCTTAGAAGGAGAACTAGATTCTGGATTTACATTATCAGCACTTTCCTACACGCACAACAGAGTACAAAGTATTCAGACGTCAACAGCTATAAGAGGATGGAACATCAAGTATTGACAGAATGTTTCAAGGAATGAAGGAAAGGTGTCCTAATAATTTAAATCAGGTGACTATCCATGTGATTACTATTATATAGATTTTTTCAATGTGACGTAATACAGTTAAAAATGCATCTGTTTGGATTAATTTTTCTGcagccaaaacaaataaaaataagagaAAAACAAGCTCTTAACCATATTAGATAAGTTTAATTTAGATATTCACACCTGAAGAACCAGTGCCCAATTGTACAACGCATCATAATCCTCTGGATTTCTCTCCAGGGCAGTAGCATATCTGCAAGTAAATTTCCAATGGTGTGAGCGAAATGTTCGGCCTGTGTTGCCGAAAGGGTTCCAAAGGCAAACAATGCTCCAATGATGGCTATAGCGATGATAATCTCGTGATTGTGAATTATCATACATTTCAAGCAATTAATTGCTCGTCTTTAAAATTCAAGAAACATGTGCAACGAATGAGCATAAACccaaaataaattaacataAGTACATAACTGTGTATGTCAAGGGTAGGTCAAAAACTAAAAACCAATACAGTAAGAAGGCAGTTCTTTGTAGCTACTAAACTGTTGTGATTAAGATTTGGTGCAATTACAAAAAGAATACAGAGGACCCACCCACCCATACACACTTGTACAGATTTCAGTAGCACAATCCATATCAGCAAGGAAATAGAGTTAAATCTTAAGGCAGTATAAGCGATCTATTAACATCAtaaagaaaggaagaagatgaagtaaTATGTGAATTGAAATGCGCTGAATAATGTGGTTCAAAAAATTTACAACTACCTTCTGGCAGCAAACGTAAGAACCTTTTGACGAGATCTACCTTCTTCATCAAGACCAGTGACACTATTAATCAACTCCATAGCAGCAGTATTCTGTTCAATTTGCTGTTCTGAAATTGGTTCACTGAACAAACATAAGAAGCCACACAAATAACAGTCAGAGCTTATTTGCACAGTAAATTAGAAGAATAATGGACATTCCCTGTCATATGTACAATTGAAGAGAAGGAATCAAAAGGAGGGAAATGGGGCGAGGTCACTTTATACCACCATTTTTGCAAACAAGAAAATCTATATCAGCTTCACAGACAAAAATATCTGACTAAATATGATTACTGattagtggtgcaaaaaatTAGGAGACAACTCAAATGTGAAAATAAGGGCGGGAAAGGCTGCATGTAGCATGGGAGAAACATTACCATTGCAGCACAGATAGATTTTCTTTGATGTGTATATGCAATAATATCTAATGCCATAGAGCAAACACACAGACCAGAAGGAAATGAACACTTGGTTTACATTGGGTGCATGAACACAACATAAACTCTGCTCTTTACGGAGAATCAGTCATCATATACTGATTGAATTAATGAAAAGATATTTGAGATAAGGACATACAAAAGAAACAGTGACATCAATATAGAGAAAACTGATTCAGGTAACAAAAACATTATCTTTCTGCAGCCTTAGTCCAATCAGCAACAACTTGGAAACTCGAAAATAGATAAACTGGTTAGACTTTAAAAAGACAGATATCAAGCATATGTTGATGACCTTTAAATCTAGCAACCATTTCTAAAGTAATAGTTTTTTTGTCGAGAATCGTGCACCAAAACAgtttttattatgttgaattaGAAAATGCAACTTAACCCCTATTGCTTCTCAAGCATCGAGATAGTACCCTCACAGATGATACGCTTCCTACTGATTGTCTTTAGTTGAGCCCAATTTAGTATGCCTTTTCCCATAAACAAAACATGTATGATATCACAACTAGATTGTAATTACGGAGTATTAGTCCACTTAACACACCAAATCGTCAAGATTCAATTTTTTTCCAAGAAGCATGGTTCTTCAAGATCTAAAACTACTGCATTGCAGCTATTCTTCACATCTCATTAATCCTGTATCagcttttttttaataaaaaaattccaaGAGCAATGAACTTCTAAATCCTAAAACACCATAAAGCCTCAAGTCCACAAGCTTCTAATTAATTTGCTTAAataaattcaatcaaataaagcAAATGATCTCCTGAATTGATCCGACAACAATGAACCATTATATATTTTCCTGAGAAGAACAGACCTACGAGGAGTATCCACCTCTCTTGCGTCATCGTTGTTGGGATCTCCATTTTTCAATTCATTCAACAATTCTCGCATGGTGAAAGTCCTATTACCCTCTGCCTTCGCCAGCTTCGCTCCGTTCCCCTCAGCTTCGTTAGATTGAACGGCACGCGAGTCCACATCACTTAACTCTGACGAAATTTCTTCTTCGGGCGATGCTTCCGTATCGAGTGGTTGAGCATTGGCGAGATTGGGATCTGGCTCGGACGCCGGCGGTGCGTCAGTAGCATCGGGATCGGATGATGGAGTTGGGGCAATGGCTTCCGCACTGGAGGCCGGCGGTGCGTCAGTAGCTTCGGGATCGGAAGACGGCGGTTCGGGAGTAACTACAGTATCGGAGGATGGCGGTGCAACAGTGGCTTCGGGATCGGGTTCTCCGTTTTGTAATTCCGATTGATAATCGTTAGAAGACATGGGGATTTGGAATTGGATGCCTGAGATCTGTTCTACTTCGAAGCAACTACTAAATTCAATCTCTTATGCTTTGCCTTGTTATGTTCATATTTCTGGAGACTAATTGCAGAATTCGACTTTGATTAGAATTTTTCTAAATATTTTCTGGTTTTTTTCCCcttcagtttttttttaaaaaaaattattattttctactaatACTATACTATATTTCGGGCAAATAGAATATAATTATGACTGAAAACATCATGATTTGAATACAAACCTTTAAAACGGGTCATTTTGTATTACAAAGATTGTAATAATATGGGTAATTGTATTTGGCAACTTGAACTTTATAATTTAGCTTCTTGGCATAGTCCATCATTaagttattttttgttattagcACATAATACTGCTCAATGTGTTTTTTCCTCTTCTCGCTTATTCTTTATTTGGGTAAatgatgaattttttttcttcaaaaaaaaattgatgaatttttttttggttggttAGTCTTGTAAAGAGTAATTCATCTTAATAAAATTACGAGTTTTTCGtcggaaaaaaaatcaaagtcaAACCATCATTTTTCagtccttttttatttttaattaaaatatttcttccaatattaataaaattaaaagagCAATTTTGTTAACTAGGGAAAAGAGTTATTTAACCTAATTAATCTTGTTTACTTAGCAATTTCACACGGCTGCATTTAACATTTCTAACTTCCAACTTGTTTGAAATGTTTCGAAAAATAAGTGAATATGAAATTGGGTAGAAATTGAGAGAGAGAATATCGTGCACTATTTGGATATCAAACATTTATCTGTGAtatgtttttcaatttttttaatcgtattttttttaataacttCAATCACTTGTTTTTTGTTGAATGATCATATTAAACATTTTTATTTCTAGTTTGTATCGAATATCGAttaacattttttttgttttgaaatgGTAATAGAAAATCTACTGTATCATAGATATCATAAGTTTTATTCTCAATTATTTGTTCTATATCTTTTTTCATATTCTatccaaattaattaattattctttaaatttatttaataattaatcacAAATAAAATTGCGCATTAATGTTtggaaataaatttaataataataatcattaaTCAATACAGTTTTAGTTGTATTTTAAAACTCGAGTTGTACAAAATATTCTCTCAATATCatagtaaaaaaaaacatttcacCGAAGTTATAAggggaaaaaaaattcaatgagAGACGTCTAATTTGATGtataaatagattaattaggctAGATCATTCTTtttctttgaaaatttttcctgcttagttttgatatttagggattattttaattgaaaatataaaggtATAAAATTGTAAGATTGAACGCTTAAACTTTACCAAAAATTTCAACGGATGATAACgatgcaactcaaatattttaaatcgcaCGATAACCTAAACAAAAATATCAATGGTCCGAGTTGTATCTAAACCCACAATGGACACGCGTTTGGGCCCCTAAATGGGTTTTGAGGTGGGCCTCGGATAATGAGTCTTATAAAACACCCAACATATAAATACTCTTAGTTTTAACTCCTCAAAAATTCTCCTCAGTCGCTCTTTCTCATCACCGCGTCATCATCTCTCTCACTATCATCTTTtaaattcctcaaaaattattctTAAATTCTTCTTGGTTTTAATTCTAACTTCTGTTGGTCATCGTTTGCCTTGTCTCTGACGCCTTCCTACCCTTCGACGTCTGTCTGTGCTATGAT
This portion of the Henckelia pumila isolate YLH828 unplaced genomic scaffold, ASM3356847v2 CTG_80:::fragment_1, whole genome shotgun sequence genome encodes:
- the LOC140873668 gene encoding protein HLB1 isoform X3, translated to MSSNDYQSELQNGEPDPEATVAPPSSDTVVTPEPPSSDPEATDAPPASSAEAIAPTPSSDPDATDAPPASEPDPNLANAQPLDTEASPEEEISSELSDVDSRAVQSNEAEGNGAKLAKAEGNRTFTMRELLNELKNGDPNNDDAREVDTPRSEPISEQQIEQNTAAMELINSVTGLDEEGRSRQKVLTFAARRYATALERNPEDYDALYNWALVLQESADNVNPESSSPSKDALLEEACKKYEEATRLCPTLNDAYYNWAIAISDRAKMRGRTKEAEELWKQATKNYEKAVRLNWNSPQALNNWGLALQELSAIVPAREKQTIVKTAISKFRAAIQLQFDFHRAIYNLGTVLYGLAEDISRTGGHISAKEVTPDELYSQSAIYIAAAHALKPNYSVYTSALKLVRSMLPLPYLKVGYLTAPPVGIPVAPHGDWRRSQFVLNHEGLQQEQRQSSPSLSSRSGDSPINKPAIKVNVSDMVCVSACSDLTLPAGAGLCIETIEEPVYLISDSWESLEGWIDAIRLVYTIFARGKSDVLAGVITG
- the LOC140873668 gene encoding protein HLB1 isoform X2; the protein is MSSNDYQSELQNGEPDPEATVAPPSSDTVVTPEPPSSDPEATDAPPASSAEAIAPTPSSDPDATDAPPASEPDPNLANAQPLDTEASPEEEISSELSDVDSRAVQSNEAEGNGAKLAKAEGNRTFTMRELLNELKNGDPNNDDAREVDTPRSEPISEQQIEQNTAAMELINSVTGLDEEGRSRQKVLTFAARRYATALERNPEDYDALYNWALVLQESADNVNPESSSPSKDALLEEACKKYEEATRLCPTLNDAYYNWAIAISDRAKMRGRTKEAEELWKQATKNYEKAVRLNWNSPQALNNWGLALQELSAIVPAREKQTIVKTAISKFRAAIQLQFDFHRAIYNLGTVLYGLAEDISRTGGHISAKEVTPDELYSQSAIYIAAAHALKPNYSVYTSALKLVRSMLPLPYLKVGYLTAPPVGIPVAPHGDWRRSQFVLNHEGLQQIIKQEQRQSSPSLSSRSGDSPINKPAIKVNVSDMVCVSACSDLTLPAGAGLCIETIEEPVYLISDSWESLEGWIDAIRLVYTIFARGKSDVLAGVITG
- the LOC140873668 gene encoding protein HLB1 isoform X1 — protein: MSSNDYQSELQNGEPDPEATVAPPSSDTVVTPEPPSSDPEATDAPPASSAEAIAPTPSSDPDATDAPPASEPDPNLANAQPLDTEASPEEEISSELSDVDSRAVQSNEAEGNGAKLAKAEGNRTFTMRELLNELKNGDPNNDDAREVDTPRSEPISEQQIEQNTAAMELINSVTGLDEEGRSRQKVLTFAARRYATALERNPEDYDALYNWALVLQESADNVNPESSSPSKDALLEEACKKYEEATRLCPTLNDAYYNWAIAISDRAKMRGRTKEAEELWKQATKNYEKAVRLNWNSPQALNNWGLALQELSAIVPAREKQTIVKTAISKFRAAIQLQFDFHRAIYNLGTVLYGLAEDISRTGGHISAKEVTPDELYSQSAIYIAAAHALKPNYSVYTSALKLVRSMLPLPYLKVGYLTAPPVGIPVAPHGDWRRSQFVLNHEGLQQFQIIKQEQRQSSPSLSSRSGDSPINKPAIKVNVSDMVCVSACSDLTLPAGAGLCIETIEEPVYLISDSWESLEGWIDAIRLVYTIFARGKSDVLAGVITG